A stretch of DNA from Leucobacter luti:
CCCAGCGCTCACTCACCCGTTCCGAGCGCATTTTCCACCAACTGCACAAGCATGGCGCGGATTTCCGAAGACTGCAGAATTGCGACCAGCAGTCCGGCAAAGGCGACGGCCGCCAGGATGACGATGGCGTACTCCGCAGTGACCGCGCCCCGCTCTTCAGCGCGGAAACGCGCGAACCGGGCGCTGGCCCAGCGGCGCACCCGGATCAGTGTGCGCGCTCCACGATATGGACGGTGGAGGATCAGTGGAGGGCGAGCAGGAGGGTCTGGAACGAGTTCAAGTTTGGTGGTCATGGTAGTCCCTTCGGTCGGTACGGCCCGGCGGTCGCCGGTGCTTCCATCCTGCGTGTCGGGCAGCGAGCCAGGGGCCGAGAACCCCGCGCTGTGAATATCTCCCGAGCTCAGGGCACAACTCACGAGTTGTGGGCGAGGATCTGCTGCGCTGAGCCTGCCGCAGTGCACCCGCATGTCACATCCCGCCCAGCATCGAGATCACGACAGGCGCAACCCCGAGCGCTACGAACGCCGGCAGCACGCAGAGCCCCAGCGGAAGCAGCACACGAATCCCGAGCCGTTCAGCCGCCTGCTCAAGTTCAGCGTGCGCTCTGGCACGAGCTCCCGCAGCTTCTTCGAGCAGCAACGGGCGAAGCGACACCCCCGTCGCCGCAGCAGTCCGGATCGTGGTGGCAAGAAGCCCGTCGCTGACGAACCGGTCGAAGCGCACCCAGGACGCGCCAAACTCGTCGATCGCGTCGACGACTCTGCGGCTCGCGGTCTCCGGGGCGGCACCGCCTCCCAGCGCGACCCACACCAGCTCGCACTCGATACCGTCCACCCTGTCGGCACGCTCAACGCGTCGCCGCATCATTCGCGCCCAGGCCACGCCTCCTCCCAGCAGAGTGCCACCCCCGCAGAAGAGTGCTACACCAGCGGGGCTCAACAGCACTCCGAGCGGGTTGAAACCCAACAGCGCCCCGATTCCAAAGCTCAGGAGCGGCAGCGCCGCGACGAGTCGTACGGTGGCCCGCGGTCCGGAGAGCAGCACCTCCCGCCGTTCGCCGAGCCGCTCAAGCTCGCGCAGTGCGCCACCAATCCGGTCAAGTGCGGGTGCGAGTGGTGCCCCGCTCTCTTCAGCGAGTCGCCATGCCACTGCCAGGACCCGCCACGGCGGCGCGTCTTCGGCGGCAATAGCCTCAGCCACGGGATCACCCCTCGCAGCGCGGGCCGCGATCTTCCGTAGGCTCGTGGTGTCACGCTCCGTGTGTTCCTTCTCAGCTGCTTCACGGTCGAGCACGGCGCACACTCGCGTGGCGGGGACGCCACCACGCAGCAGCACGGCACAGCGTCGTGCCATCTCAGCAGCCGCCGTTGACGCCTCTGCTCCCCCGGCGTGCGCGGCCCTGTCCGCCGGGGCAATCGCCGCGCATGCGACCTCCCGAGCCACCACAGCCTGCCCCCAGATCGGCCAGACTGCCGCGGCCGAGAAAGCCGTCCGCCGTTCACAGCCGCCCCACGTCGATCGCAAGTCCTCGGTCAGTCCCGATGCTGAGCCTGCCAATGGCTTCCACTCGCGGTCGACCGGCCACGCGTGTCAGGTGCACCACCAGGTCGAGCGCGGAAACGGCCTGCCTCGCCAGCGCTTCAGGGGGCAACCCGGCGCTGGCTCCAAGTGCTTCGAGCCGGGCGGGCACTTCGCTGATCTTGCTCGCATGGAGCGTGCCGGCTCCGCCATCGTGTCCTGTGTTGAGGGCAGTGAGCAGCGTCGCGATCTCCGGACCACGGCACTCCCCCAACGCGATGCGGTCAGGCCGCATCCGCAGCGCCTCACGCAGCAGTTCGTCGAGCGTGACTCGTCCGAGCCCTTCAGTGCTCGCCTGCCGCGCTTCGAGAGCTATCGCGTGCGGATGCGCGAGCCGCAGTTCGGCAAGATCCTCGATAGTGACGATACGTTCGCGGCGCCCCACGAGCGAGAGGAGGGCGGCGAGGAGCGTCGTCTTGCCGGTTCCCGTGCCGCCCGTGATGAGTAGATTTCTGCGCCCACGCACTGCGCTCCGCAGCAAGTCGGCGACTCGCAGAGTGCACAGTCCCCCGCTCACAAGTTCGTCAAAGCTGAGCATCTCTACTCGCGGCACTCGGATAGATACTGCAGCTCCGGCAACGGCCACCGGCGGGAGCACAGCGTGCACCCGCATCCCATCTCCCAACCGCACATCACCGCTCGGATGCAGTTCATCCAAGTGCCGACCCCCCGCTGCGATCAGCGCAGTAGCAAGGCGGTGCACTGCGGCAGGCTGCACGGACCAGCCCGCGATGTGCTCGATCTGACCAGCCCGATCCACCCAGAGTTCACCCTGTCCGGCCCGCACGTGCACGAGGAGATCCCGCAGCGCAGGATCGTCGAGCACGGGGAGCAAGCCGCCCAGCGCGCGCCGCGCCGCGAGCGGGAGGGCGGCGGTGCGCGGCGGTGGCAGCGGAGCGCAGACGCGTGACGAGCGCTCTGCAGCGTTATCCGGTAGAGGATCTGGCCGCAGCAGCCCGACGGCCTGCGGCCCGTCACTCTGTGGAGTCGCGCGTCCCAGCAGCTCCGCCCAAGACGCCTCCGTTGCACGCAGCTCAGCCCCGGAGACGTCGCGTTCCGGCGCGATCTCATCCTGCCGTGCGGTGTCGGCTTGGCCCGGGGAGCTTTCGCGCCCCGCCCACCACCGGCCGTGCTTTCCGCGCTGCTGGCGCTCGACTGCACCCCGAAAGTCGTCAGCGCGCCGGGACCCACCAGCACCTCCAGATCTTCGAGATTCTGCAGAGCTCCGAGAGTTCCGAGACCCCCGAGAACCTCCAACACCCCCGGGCCCGCCAGGCGAGCGCACGACCGTTTTCGGCTGTGCGGGGGCCGTGTGTCTGAGGAGTGAGGGAATCATGCGGATATTCCACCCGATGCCGCAGTTGTGCACGACAAAATACTGTCCAATGTGGATAGTTCGGGGTTTTTCTCCACCGGTGTCATATTGAGAGCGAAGGTCGCCGCACGGTATAGCCTGGTGGTGCAATCGGCGCTTCCGGCACCCGCAGTTTCGGAGCGCTCCACTCGCGAGAACGGATAAGGGCGTCCATGACTGACCAGCACGGCACCATCGAAAGCCACCCACTGCAGAACGCCGAGGGCGCGGAGATCTATCCGCCAAGTGCCGAGTTCCGTGCGCAGGCAAATCTCAACGATCCCTCGGTCTACTGGCGCGCGGCCGAAGACCCCGAGGGGTACTGGGCAGAGCAGGCTCAGAACCTGAACTGGAAGAAACCGTTCACCGAGATCCTGGACTGGACCAACCCGCCATTTGCGAAATGGTTCGCAGACGGCGAACTCAACGTCGCAGAGAACTGCCTTGACCGGCACGTCGCGGCCGGTCTCGGCGATCGAGTCGCCATTCATTTTGAAGGCGAGCCGGGCGACACTCGCTCGCTCACCTACGCCGAGCTGACCCACGAGGTCAAACGCGCCGCCAATATGCTCACCAGTCTCGGAGTGAGCCAGGGCGACCGCGTCGCGATCTACATGCCGATGATCCCGGAGACCATCATCGCGATGCTCGCAGTCGTGCGTCTTGGCGCAGCACACTCCGTGGTCTTCGGCGGCTTTAGCGCGGAGAGCCTGCGCTCTCGCATCGACGACGCAGAGGCCGAGCTGGTCATCACCGCGGACGGCGGCTACCGCAAAGGACGCGTGACGGCGCTCAAGCCCACCGTCGATGACGCCCTCGCCCTGCACGGTGGTGGCAGCACCGTCGAGAAGGTGCTCGTAGTGCAGCGCACGAAGAACGAAATCTCCATGGCCGCCAATCGCGATCTGTGGTGGCACGAGGAAATCACCGCGTTTGATGGTGAGCACACCCCGCAGGGCTTCCCAGCAGAGAACCCGCTGTTTATCCTCTACACTTCCGGCACCACCGGGAAGCCCAAGGGAATCCTGCACACCTCTGGCGGATACCTGACCCAGGCCAGCACGACCCATCGCAACGTGTTCGATCTCAAGGCTGACACTGACGTCTACTGGTGCACGGCTGACATCGGCTGGATCACCGGGCACAGCTACGTCGTGTACGGCCCGCTCGCCAACGGAGCGACCCAGGTAATCTACGAGGGCACCCCCGAAACCCCGGATTGGGGCCGCTGGTGGAGCATTATCCAGAAGTACGGCGTCACCATTTTCTACACGGCCCCGACCGCGATCCGGGCCTGCATGAAGATGGGTCGGCAGATCCCCGAGCAGTATGACCTCTCGAGTGTGCGTTTGCTCGGCTCGGTCGGCGAGCCCATCAACCCCGAGGCATGGCGGTGGTACCACGACGTCATCGGTGGCGGGGTCGCCCCAATCGTCGACACCTGGTGGCAGACGGAAACCGGTGCGCTCATGATTTCCCCGTTGCCAGGCATCACGCAGCTCAAGCCAGGCAGCGCACAGGTGCCGCTGCCTGGCATCTCGGCGGCGGTCGTGGACGACGAGGGCAACCCGGTCGAGCGCGGACAGGGCGGTCTGCTCGTGATCCAGCGCCCGTGGCCCTCGATGGTGCGCGGGATCTGGGGCGATCCGGATCGCTTCGTCGATACCTACTGGTCCAAGTTTGGGGATCAGTACTTCGCCGGCGACGGTGCGCGGCTCGACGCAGACGGCGACGTCTGGCTCCTCGGCCGTGTGGACGACGTGATGAACGTCTCCGGCCACCGGCTCTCCACTGCGGAAATCGAATCGGCTCTGGTCGAGCACCACGCAGTTGCCGAGTCGGCAGTGGTCGGCGCTGACGACGAAACCACAGGTCAAGCCGTCGTGGCCTATGTCGTGCTGAAAACCCAGCAGGACATCCTGACCGAAGAAGACGCCGAGGCCGCGCTGAAGAAGCACGTCGCTGGTCAGATCGGTGCGATCGCTCGGCCCCGCAACATTTACATTGTGACCGAACTCCCCAAGACGCGCTCTGGGAAGATCGTGCGCCGGATCCTGAAGCAGCTCGCCGAGGGCAAAGAGGTCGGAGACATCACAACGCTGGCCGACACGATGGTGATGAGCACGATCCAAGAGAAGATCACCGCGACCAGGTAGTCACCCGTTCGAGGAGTGGAGAGGGGCATCGCGCACGACGCGCGGTGCCCCTCTCAGTGCGCAGCCCCGCACCTCTCGAAGGCCCTGGTCCACGCCCCACAGCCCGCAATCACGCGGCTTCAGGATCAGGCAATCGGTGAGGAGTGTGTCGAGCACCGGAGTACCAGTGTTCGTGGAGACTACCGCTCGGATCTGACTTCAGCCGAGAACGCACGGTGCTCGATGCGTTCAGCCTGGTGGTCTCCTCTTGTGAGGCCTGGCGCGTTGGGTGCCATGCCTATGCCTGCGCACAGCGGTCCACCCAGTGCTCGGCCTCGGCCTCATCAGCACCCAGCGCGAGCACGATGTCGTTGGCGAGGCCGCTATCCATTCGGGTGCGCCTGGGGCGCATCACATCGTAGACCGTGGAGCGATCGGGGATCGCGGCGCCGGACTGCACGCCACGGAAAACGCGGAGCTCTGCGATCAGCCGCACCAGCGTCCCGTAGGACGTCACCCCTTTCAGCCCGGGGAGATCATGGGCGATCAGGTCGAACGACTCCCCTGCGGCATCCTGCGAGTCCCGGAGAACCGACATCGCTCCCCCGTGAATTGAGTCGTGCGAGCAGTCTCCACGAGTCCATCGTCGTTCGCACTGTGTGAGCCCACACACACGAACGCGGGGACGAATCCACCGGATCCGCCCCCGCGTTATTCGTGCTGAGTGCACGACTCCGACAAACTAATCGGCGATCTTGAACACGAACTCGATTTCTACTGGAGCGTCGAGCGGCAGAACCGCGACGCCAACGGCGGAGCGCACATGAATCCCGAGATCCCCGAATACGCGGCCGAGGAACATCGAGGCGCCGTTGGCCACTGCAGGTTGGCCAGTAAAAGACGGATCCGACGCCACGAAGGCGGTGACCTTGACGACCTGGACAATACGGTCGAGGTCTCCGATGACGCCGCGTACTGCTGCGAGGGCGTTCAACGCACACAGCTGCGCGAGCTCTTCGGCCCGCTCGGGGGTCACGAGCCCCTCCCCGACCCCGACTTTGCCGGTCTCGGGCAGCGCGCCCGAGACGAAAGGCAGCTGCCCGGCCGTGTAGACGTAATTCCCATCACGCAGTGCAGGGACGTAGGCGGCCACCGCTGCGGCGACCTCTGGGACCTCACATCCGAGTTCGCGCAGGCGATCCTCAATGACTGATGACATGCGGTTAGGCCTTCTTTCTCTTCAGGTAGGCAACATTTCCGCCGGCCGGGCCCTCGATGATCTGCACGAGTTCCCACCCCTGCGCGCCCCAATTGTTCAGGATCTGCGCCTCATTGTGCAGCAGCAGCGGGGTGACGAAGTACTCCCACTGCGCCGTCTCGATCGTTTCACTCACGTACGGATCTCCCTCTGAATTCAGCCGGATAGCTCCGGCTTAGTCTGCCGCGTCGCACTTGATACCCGCGACTTGCGCAGATTTCTCGTAACGTCGCTTCGCTTCGATTGTATGACCAGGAGGACCACTCGGGTCTCCGTGAACTCACGAAGGCGGGCATAGGCGCAAACACGAAACAGGCGGAGTCGCTCGCGGAAGCCCACGCGCTGACGAGGGCCGCGGCGCTGATGCGCTCAACGCGGTGTCCGGTGTCCTGCATGTCTCGCTGGTTGCCCGGGAGAGGCTCAGCCCACGTGTCTCTGACACCTGTGCCAGGTGGCGACCATGCCCGTCAAGTTCAGCTGTGAGTCTGGTGGGAAGGCCCGCGAGACGCCGTTGAGCGTGCCAGCGCATCCTCGGAGCACACTCAAAGCGGTGCCCCGTGACGCTACGTTTCGTGCGCTGAGCTGGGGAAAGAACGGCTGCGCTCCCCGCACGCGGCAGCACGGACCATCCACCTGGCACACTCAGGGAATTGCAGATCAGTCGCATATGCTCGCCTGTTATGACCAGGAAGACAACGCAGAACCCGCCGGTTCGCACCGAAAAGCCACGCAGCGCTGGCGGGGCCCTCAGCGGCATCCTCGGCGCTGTTGCGATGAGTGCGATCGCGGGAGTGCTCGTCACGGCAGCGGTAACCCCGGTGGTCGCACTCAGCGGCACCGCGGCAAACTCCGCCGTGGATATCTTTGAGAATCTGCCCGATCATCTCAATCCAGGTCGTCTCGCTGAGCCCTCCACGCTCTGGGCCACAGACAAGGACACCGGAGAAGAATTCCAGCTGACGGAGTTCTATGATCAGGATCGCGAAACCGTGGGTTGGGACGATATCTCCCAGTTCGTGAAAGACGCGGCCGTCGCCGAGGAGGATCCCCGCTTCTACACGCATGGCGGTGTCGATATGCTCGCAACGGCGCGAGCAGTGCTGCAGAACGCTGCGGGCCAGAACCTGTCGGGCGCCTCGACGATCACGATGCAGTACGTGCGTAACGTGCTGATCCAGGACGCACTCGCGATTCCCGACGAGGAAGAGCAGAAAGCCGCGTACAAAGACGCGATGAAGCAGGATGTCGATCGCAAGCTCAAAGAAATGAAGCTCGCGATCAGCATCGAGAAGAAGTACCCGAAAGACGAGATCCTGCTCGGGTACCTCAATATCGCTCTGTTTGGCCGCACGATCTACGGCATCGAGTCTGCAGCACAGTACTACTACAGCTCTTCGGCGAAGGACCTCTCGCTCGCGCAGGCGGCCAGCCTCGTCGCGATCGTGAACAACCCCGGCCACCTCCAGATCGACGTTCCCGAGAACATCCCGGCCAACAAAGAGCGCCGCGACAAGATCCTCGGCAGCATGCTGAACCACGGCAAGATCACCCAAGCCCAGTACGACGAAGCCATCGCTACCGAGGTCACGCCCGTCATCAAGGAACGCAGACAGGGCTGTGCTGTGGCCGAGGCGAATTACGGCGTCGGCAACTTCTGCGACTACGTGCAGCGCTACATCAAGCAGGATCCGAGCTTTGGGGACACCCCAGAGGAGCGGGAGTTCAACTTCAGCCGCGGCGGCTACCAGATCAAGACCACGATCGACCTCCCCATGCAGGCAGCGGCCACCGCGTCGATGCGCGAGAACGTGCCCGCGCTCTTGGACGGCATCGATGTCGGTGCGGCAACGAGCAGCATCGAGGTCGGTACCGGCCGCGTGCTCGCAATGGTGCAAAACCGCCCGTTTAGCAATGACCCAGAGGCCGTCGAACAGGATCCCGGCCTGAGCGCAATCAACTACAACACCGACTACGAGTACGGAGGCTCCAGCGGCTTCCAGGTCGGCTCAACGTTTAAGGCCGTCACACTCGCCGAGTGGATCCGCACGGGCCACTCGGTCCAGGACATCGTGAACGTAAACGGTCGCACGGTACCGCTGCAGTCTTTCCCGGATTCCTGCTCCCCTGACGGGGTGTACGGCTACGGCAACTGGGAGTTCTCCAACGACAACACTCAGATCACCGGCAACCGTTCAGTGTTGACGGCCACGGCACAGTCCATCAACGGCGGCTTCGTCTCGATGCAGCAGAAGATGGATCTCTGCGAGACCTACGCGATGGGCGCCAAGCTCGGCATTCATCGCGCAGCGCCGCAGAACACGAATGAAGATCTGAACAACTACGGCACCACCGAACTCACGCGGGTCCCCTCCGGCGTGTTCGCGGGGACCGACGAGGTCGCCCCCATCACGATGGCCTCCGCGTTCGGCGCGTTCGCCGGCAACGGCACGGTCTGCACCCCGGTGCCGATCGACCAGATCATCGGCCCGGACGGTAAAGAAGTCGAGTTCACCAAGTCCACCTGCAGCGAGGCGACGTCCCCGGAGGTCGCGGCCGGTGTGGCGTATGCCCTGCAATACGCGGTGACCAACGGGCTCGCCGATCACGCTCGCTCCGCGTACGGCACGCCGCACCTCGCAAAGACCGGAACCACCGACGAAGTGAAAGACAACTGGACTGTGGGTGCGAGCACGAAGGTCGCCACCGCCACCTGGGTGGGCAATGCTGGTCCAGTGCAGCTCGCAGACGGCACCTGGGATCGCGTGTCCACACAGGGCTTCGGCAACCTGATGGTCGCGGACCAGTCAATCTGGCCGGCCGTCATGAATGTCGCTGACGCCCGCTATGGCGGGGATCCATTCCCCGAGCCGAGCCCGACGTCCACTCAGGCGAAGACCGTCACGGTGCCAGATGTCGCGGGCAAGTCCTTTGACGAGGCGAGCAAGACTCTGACGGATCTCGGCTTCAACGTCGCGGACGGCGGTGAGGTTGACTCCGCTGTGGGCGAGGGCCTCGTGGCACACTCCGATCCGGCCGCAGGCACTGAGCTCACTCAAGGCTCGGGTGTCACACTCTTCCGCAGCAACGGAGAGGCGAGCGCAGTGCCTGACGGCCTGATCGGCGCGACAGGAAATGCTGCGAAGTCCACGCTCAACAGCGCCGGATTCACCAGGGTCGACTTCTCCTGCGAGGCAAACGGGAAGGCCGACGGCAAAAAGCACAAGGTCGTCTCGGTGAGCCCGGGAAGCGGCGAGGAGGCCAATACGAATGGCACTGTCACACTGACTCTCGCCTGCGGAAAGCCGTAGCGGCAGAGTTCCCCGCACGCAGCATGGGTCGCTGCGTGCGGGGATTTTCAGCAATGTCGCATACGCTTGGATGTTATGACCCGAAAGACACCCTCGTCCGCACGCGCGCGTTCGGTGAAGCCGCGCAGCGCGGGCAGCGCCCTCGGCGGCATCATTGGCGCAGTTGCAATGAGCGCAATCGCCGGCGTCCTCGTCACGGCAGCGGTAACCCCGGTGGTCGCACTCAGCGGCACCGCGGCAAACTCCGCAATCGAAATCTTCGAGAGCCTTCCGAACCACCTCGACCCGAGTCGTCTCGCTGAGCCCTCCACGCTGTGGGCCACAGGCGCAGACACCACGGTCTACAAGTTGGCGGAGTTCTATGATCAGGATCGCGAAACCGTGGGTTGGGACGATATCTCCCAGTTCGTGAAAGACGCGGCCGTCGCCGAGGAGGATCCCCGCTTCTACACGCATGGCGGTGTCGATATGCTCGCAACGGCGCGAGCGGTGCTGCAGAACGCTGCGGGCCAGAACCTGTCGGGCGCCTCGACGATCACGATGCAGTACGTGCGTAACGTGCTGATCCAGGACGCACTCGCGATTCCCGACGAGGAAGAGCAGAAAGCCGCGTACAAAGACGCGATGAAGCAGGATGTCGATCGCAAGCTCAAAGAAATGAAGCTCGCGATCAGCATCGAGAAGAAGTACCCGAAAGACGAGATCCTGCTCGGGTACCTCAATATCGCCCTGTTTGGCCGCACGATCTACGGCATCGAGTCTGCAGCACAGTACTACTACAGCTCTTCGGCGAAGGACCTCTCGCTCGCGCAGGCGGCCAGCCTCGTCGCGATCGTGAACAACCCCGGCCACCTCCAGATCGACGTTCCCGAGAACATCCCGGCCAACAAAGAGCGCCGCGACAAGATCCTCGGCAGCATGCTGAACCACGGCAAGATCACCCAAGCCCAGTACGACGAAGCCATCGCTACCGAGGTCGAACCGGCCATCAAGCCCCGCGTCGCGGGCTGCGTCGAGGCCGAAAAGAACTTCGGCGTCGGCTACTTCTGCGACTACGTGCAGCGGTACATCAAGCAGGATCCCAACTTCGGGGACACCCCAGAAGAGCGCGAGTTCAACTTCAGCCGCGGCG
This window harbors:
- a CDS encoding type II secretion system F family protein, which gives rise to MARRCAVLLRGGVPATRVCAVLDREAAEKEHTERDTTSLRKIAARAARGDPVAEAIAAEDAPPWRVLAVAWRLAEESGAPLAPALDRIGGALRELERLGERREVLLSGPRATVRLVAALPLLSFGIGALLGFNPLGVLLSPAGVALFCGGGTLLGGGVAWARMMRRRVERADRVDGIECELVWVALGGGAAPETASRRVVDAIDEFGASWVRFDRFVSDGLLATTIRTAAATGVSLRPLLLEEAAGARARAHAELEQAAERLGIRVLLPLGLCVLPAFVALGVAPVVISMLGGM
- a CDS encoding transglycosylase domain-containing protein translates to MTRKTTQNPPVRTEKPRSAGGALSGILGAVAMSAIAGVLVTAAVTPVVALSGTAANSAVDIFENLPDHLNPGRLAEPSTLWATDKDTGEEFQLTEFYDQDRETVGWDDISQFVKDAAVAEEDPRFYTHGGVDMLATARAVLQNAAGQNLSGASTITMQYVRNVLIQDALAIPDEEEQKAAYKDAMKQDVDRKLKEMKLAISIEKKYPKDEILLGYLNIALFGRTIYGIESAAQYYYSSSAKDLSLAQAASLVAIVNNPGHLQIDVPENIPANKERRDKILGSMLNHGKITQAQYDEAIATEVTPVIKERRQGCAVAEANYGVGNFCDYVQRYIKQDPSFGDTPEEREFNFSRGGYQIKTTIDLPMQAAATASMRENVPALLDGIDVGAATSSIEVGTGRVLAMVQNRPFSNDPEAVEQDPGLSAINYNTDYEYGGSSGFQVGSTFKAVTLAEWIRTGHSVQDIVNVNGRTVPLQSFPDSCSPDGVYGYGNWEFSNDNTQITGNRSVLTATAQSINGGFVSMQQKMDLCETYAMGAKLGIHRAAPQNTNEDLNNYGTTELTRVPSGVFAGTDEVAPITMASAFGAFAGNGTVCTPVPIDQIIGPDGKEVEFTKSTCSEATSPEVAAGVAYALQYAVTNGLADHARSAYGTPHLAKTGTTDEVKDNWTVGASTKVATATWVGNAGPVQLADGTWDRVSTQGFGNLMVADQSIWPAVMNVADARYGGDPFPEPSPTSTQAKTVTVPDVAGKSFDEASKTLTDLGFNVADGGEVDSAVGEGLVAHSDPAAGTELTQGSGVTLFRSNGEASAVPDGLIGATGNAAKSTLNSAGFTRVDFSCEANGKADGKKHKVVSVSPGSGEEANTNGTVTLTLACGKP
- a CDS encoding CpaF family protein, with the translated sequence MIPSLLRHTAPAQPKTVVRSPGGPGGVGGSRGSRNSRSSAESRRSGGAGGSRRADDFRGAVERQQRGKHGRWWAGRESSPGQADTARQDEIAPERDVSGAELRATEASWAELLGRATPQSDGPQAVGLLRPDPLPDNAAERSSRVCAPLPPPRTAALPLAARRALGGLLPVLDDPALRDLLVHVRAGQGELWVDRAGQIEHIAGWSVQPAAVHRLATALIAAGGRHLDELHPSGDVRLGDGMRVHAVLPPVAVAGAAVSIRVPRVEMLSFDELVSGGLCTLRVADLLRSAVRGRRNLLITGGTGTGKTTLLAALLSLVGRRERIVTIEDLAELRLAHPHAIALEARQASTEGLGRVTLDELLREALRMRPDRIALGECRGPEIATLLTALNTGHDGGAGTLHASKISEVPARLEALGASAGLPPEALARQAVSALDLVVHLTRVAGRPRVEAIGRLSIGTDRGLAIDVGRL
- a CDS encoding DUF4177 domain-containing protein, which encodes MSETIETAQWEYFVTPLLLHNEAQILNNWGAQGWELVQIIEGPAGGNVAYLKRKKA
- the acs gene encoding acetate--CoA ligase is translated as MTDQHGTIESHPLQNAEGAEIYPPSAEFRAQANLNDPSVYWRAAEDPEGYWAEQAQNLNWKKPFTEILDWTNPPFAKWFADGELNVAENCLDRHVAAGLGDRVAIHFEGEPGDTRSLTYAELTHEVKRAANMLTSLGVSQGDRVAIYMPMIPETIIAMLAVVRLGAAHSVVFGGFSAESLRSRIDDAEAELVITADGGYRKGRVTALKPTVDDALALHGGGSTVEKVLVVQRTKNEISMAANRDLWWHEEITAFDGEHTPQGFPAENPLFILYTSGTTGKPKGILHTSGGYLTQASTTHRNVFDLKADTDVYWCTADIGWITGHSYVVYGPLANGATQVIYEGTPETPDWGRWWSIIQKYGVTIFYTAPTAIRACMKMGRQIPEQYDLSSVRLLGSVGEPINPEAWRWYHDVIGGGVAPIVDTWWQTETGALMISPLPGITQLKPGSAQVPLPGISAAVVDDEGNPVERGQGGLLVIQRPWPSMVRGIWGDPDRFVDTYWSKFGDQYFAGDGARLDADGDVWLLGRVDDVMNVSGHRLSTAEIESALVEHHAVAESAVVGADDETTGQAVVAYVVLKTQQDILTEEDAEAALKKHVAGQIGAIARPRNIYIVTELPKTRSGKIVRRILKQLAEGKEVGDITTLADTMVMSTIQEKITATR
- a CDS encoding DUF4244 domain-containing protein produces the protein MTTKLELVPDPPARPPLILHRPYRGARTLIRVRRWASARFARFRAEERGAVTAEYAIVILAAVAFAGLLVAILQSSEIRAMLVQLVENALGTGE
- a CDS encoding RidA family protein — encoded protein: MSSVIEDRLRELGCEVPEVAAAVAAYVPALRDGNYVYTAGQLPFVSGALPETGKVGVGEGLVTPERAEELAQLCALNALAAVRGVIGDLDRIVQVVKVTAFVASDPSFTGQPAVANGASMFLGRVFGDLGIHVRSAVGVAVLPLDAPVEIEFVFKIAD